A genomic window from Fusarium falciforme chromosome 2, complete sequence includes:
- a CDS encoding Squalene monooxygenase codes for MAAILTTAESQTRRREQYHEADVVVVGAGVFGCTIAYALANQGRSVLLLERWLKEPDRIVGELLQPGGVESLDKIGLKHCIDGIDAMPCYGYTVFYHGEKVLIPYPGLDEKNNVTHAWGGHNESGKKPVGCSFHHGRFITNLRNSCINHENITVVETEVVKTLRGEQSDQILGVESRTTNKETGVKEPDYYFGQLTIIADGYDSKWRKEILKSKPKVCSKFYALELIDCDLPEPGHGHVIIGNAFPILLYQIGTHETRALIDVPQGIPEAAPENGGVRGYIRNFVLPALPPSVRPSVEKALEDGKIPRSMPNSWLPPTKQRSNGAILLGDAMNMRHPLTGGGMSVAFNDVVLLAELLHPDRVSNLDDPKAINKALDELYWRRKPLTGIINVLAQALYSLFAANDRQLRALQYGCFSYFKRGTTDGPVALLGGLLQRPLVLAYHFFSVAFLAIWLNACSVVGCGVFGILKAPLAIIDAVLILWKACIVFVPIMYRETFQ; via the coding sequence ATGGCTGCGATACTTACAACCGCCGAGTCGCAGACTCGCCGTCGCGAGCAATACCATGAAGccgatgtcgtcgtcgtcggcgccgGCGTCTTTGGCTGCACCATCGCCTACGCTCTCGCGAACCAGGGCCGctccgtcctcctcctcgagcgcTGGCTCAAGGAGCCCGACCGCATCGTCGGCGAGCTGCTCCAGCCCGGCGGTGTCGAGTCTCTCGACAAGATTGGTCTAAAGCACTGCATCGACGGCATCGACGCTATGCCCTGCTACGGCTACACGGTCTTTTACCACGGCGAAAAAGTCCTTATCCCCTATCCCGGTCTCGACGAGAAGAACAATGTCACACATGCTTGGGGCGGCCACAACGAGAGCGGCAAGAAGCCCGTCGGGTGCAGTTTCCACCACGGTCgcttcatcaccaacctGCGCAACTCGTGTATAAACCACGAGAACATTACTGTTGTCGAGACCGAGGTCGTCAAGACCCTGCGCGGCGAGCAGTCTGATCAGATCCTCGGCGTCGAGAGCCGCACCACAAACAAGGAGACGGGCGTCAAGGAGCCCGACTATTACTTTGGCCAGTTGACCATCATCGCCGACGGCTACGACTCCAAGTGGCGCAAGGAGATTCTCaagtccaagcccaaggttTGCTCCAAGTTTTACGCTCTCGAGCTTATCGACTGCGACCTCCCTGAGCCCGGACACGGCCATGTCATTATCGGAAATGCCTTCCCCATCCTCCTCTACCAGATCGGCACTCACGAGACTCGCGCCCTCATCGACGTGCCCCAAGGAATCCCCGAGGCCGCGCCTGAGAACGGCGGCGTGCGTGGCTACATCCGCAACTTTGTCCTCCCTGCTCTGCCTCCCTCAGTACGACCCTCCGTTGAGAAGGCcctcgaggatggcaagaTCCCCCGCAGCATGCCCAACAGCTGGCTCCCTCCTACGAAACAGCGCTCCAACGGCGCAATtctccttggcgatgccATGAACATGCGACACCCTCTCACCGGCGGTGGCATGAGCGTTGCCTTTAACGATGTTGTTCTTCTGGCTGAGCTGCTGCACCCTGATCGCGTGTCCAACCTGGACGaccccaaggccatcaacaaaGCTCTCGATGAGCTCTACTGGAGGCGCAAGCCCCTGACGGGTATCATCAACGTCCTCGCCCAGGCCCTCTACTCCCTCTTCGCCGCCAACGACCGCCAGCTGCGCGCCCTCCAATACGGCTGCTTCAGCTACTTCAAGCGCGGCACAACTGACGGTCCCGTGgccctcctcggcggcctcCTTCAGCGccccctcgtcctcgcctACCACTTCTTCTCGGTCGCGTTCCTCGCCATCTGGCTCAACGCCTGCTCCGTCGTCGGCTGTGGCGTGTTTGGAATCCTCAAGGCTCctctcgccatcatcgacgccgtcctcatcctctggaAGGCGTGCATCGTCTTCGTCCCCATCATGTACCGGGAAACCTTTCAGTAA
- a CDS encoding Aldo-ket-red domain-containing protein — protein sequence MALPMAPPPKSPLGHYRLLSPSAAVRVSPLCLGTMNFGNAWKDYMGECDQSTTEAILDFFYEQGGNFLDTANNYHFQESEKWLGEWMKKRGVRDEMVVATKYTTNFRSGPKGTNVMANFTGNGTKSLVTSVNNSLKNLQTDYIDLLYVHWWDYSTSIPELMQSLNQLVVSGKVLYLGISDTPAWVVSKANEYARNNGLRQFSVYQGRWSAASRDFEREIIPMCRAEGMGIAPWGALGGGKFKTEEQRKAQEGRKVEASQGEIKTSQVLESIADRKNSLITSVALAYVMHKTPYVFPIVGGRKVEHLRGNIEALTLELTEEDINEIDSAVEFDPGFPHNFLHRPGQVIGGQDVWLLKMGGTFDNVPTPKPISPAKRGE from the exons ATGGCTCTTCCTATGGCACCACCCCCAAAGAGCCCCTTGGGCCACTATCGACTCTTATCGCCGTCGGCCGCGGTGCGAGTCTCCCCCCTCTGTCTGGGCACCATGAACTTTGGCAATGCCTG GAAGGACTACATGGGAGAATGCGATCAGTCGACCACCGAGGCAATTCTTGACTTTTTCTATGAACAG GGAGGAAACTTTCTTGACACTGCCAACAACTACCATTTCCAGGAGTCGGAGAAATGGCTGGGAGAGTGGATGAAGAAGCGCGGAGTCCGCGATGAGATGG TCGTTGCCACCAAGTATACGACCAACTTCCGGTCTGGTCCTAAGGGTACCAACGTCATGGCCAACTTCACCGGCAACGGCACCAAGAGTCTCGTCACTTCAGTCAACAACAGTCTGAAGAACCTTCAAACTGACTACATCGACCTG CTCTATGTCCACTGGTGGGATTACAGCACCAGCATCCCTGAGTTGATGCAGTCGCTCAACCAACTGGTTGTTTCTGGCAAGGTTTTGTACCTGGGCATCAGTGACACCCCAGCCTGGGTTGTGAG CAAGGCGAATGAGTACGCTCGCAACAACGGCCTGCGCCAGTTCTCAGTGTACCAAGGTCGCTGGTCTGCAGCTTCTCGTGACTTTGAGCGAGAAATCATCCCCATGTGCAGAGCTGAAGGAATGGGAATCGCCCCTTGGGGTGCCCTCGGTGGCGGCAAGTTCAAGACCGAGGAACAGCGCAAGGCCCAGGAAGGGCGAAAGGTGGAGGCGAGTCAAGGAGAGATCAAGACCAGTCAGGTGCTGGAATCGATCGCTGACCGTAAGAACTCGCTCATCACCAGCGTTGCCCTTGCATATGTGATGCACAAGACACCCTACGTCTTCCCAATCGTGGGCGGTCGGAAGGTGGAGCATCTCAGGGGCAACATTGAGGCTCTCACTCTCGAACTCACCGAAGAGGACATCAACGAGATCGACAGTGCCGTCGAATTCGATCCGGGCTTCCCTCACAACTTCCTCCACCGTCCCGGACAGGTGATTGGAGGTCAGGATGTTTGGCTGCTCAAGATGGGCGGCACGTTCGACAACGTCCCTACGCCTAAG CCTATCTCTCCGGCCAAGCGAGGGGAGTAG
- a CDS encoding Mitochondrial inner membrane protease subunit 2 produces MALGSAWARFKGAGGGVVGSTTWKLFGLATWIPVIAMFNLHVAELTVVDGASMYPLINDDKDSTLRRDVILNWKWSPHEGIERGMVVTLRSPLHPEVIAVKRVVALENDVVRTKAPHPLPTVRVPQGHVWVEGDGPPGSSLDSNTYGPVSKQLLTGRVTHIVFPFRKFGPIRWWEHERPLE; encoded by the exons ATGGCTCTCGGCTCAGCCTGGGCACGGTTCAAAGGCGCAGGCGGGGGAGTCGTCGGGTCAACCACCTGGAAGCTGTTCGGCCTCGCAACCTGGATACCCGTCATCGCCATGTTCAACCTGCATGTCGCCGAGCTGACGGTCGTCGACGGGGCGTCCATGTACCCGCTCATAAACGACGACAAGGACTCGACGCTGCGGAGGGATGTGATCCTGAACTGGAAGTGGTCGCCGCACGAGGGCATCGAGAGGGGCATGGTTGTGACGCTGCG GAGTCCGCTTCATCCCGAGGTCATTGCAGTCAAGCGAGTCGTGGCCCTCGAAAACGATGTGGTCAGGACAAAAGCGCCCCATCCGTTGCCGACAGTGCGAGTGCCGCAGGGCCATGTTTGGGTCGAGGGTGATGGACCACCCGGATCGAGCCTCGACAGCAACACGTACGGGCCCGTGTCGAAGCAGCTTCTCACGGGGAGGGTCACGCACATTGTCTTTCCGTTTCGCAAGTTTGGCCCAATTCGATGGTGGGAGCATGAGCGGCCGCTCGAGTAA
- a CDS encoding SMK-1 domain-containing protein, whose amino-acid sequence MAQPVPHQPTDKKRVKVYELRNNDWFDRGTGFCSASFETLEDGRKDPRVIVESEDQPDRLLLETKIQKEDGFQKQQDTLIVWQEPSNGVDMALSFQEAEGCSMIWRFVSSVQQTFHNLAGAGMQTYSSSEEVYFADAKCLDDGLSDDLAIDVPPTINLPTAELGNLGEIESTMRMMSTTANGRDALAKAIMAEDYIGKLIPMVEMAEDLESLQDLHRLCNIMKTVILLNDTSIIEHAVSDECVLGVVGALEYDPDFPSHKANHRHWLGNQGRYKEVVRIEDEQTRRKIHQTYRLQYLKDVVLARILDDPTFSVLNSLIFFNQVDIVQHLQANAAFLNELFGIFSTANNDQKRKKEAVLFIQQCCAIAKNIQPPARQTLYNNFIAHGLLQVIHFGLRHHDVGVRVGATDILISIIDHDPQMIRQTLYRQMHENQPPLTDSLIDLLLVEVDLGVKSQISEALKVLLDPGPAQMPNAESFAKANGDFGGRPRPQGSLDPQQDIFLHRFYERSAPRLFKPLLDLEKRTDMSFPVQQASMFTYLIEILCFFIRQHNLRCKFFVMSNNVAQRVAQLLKCPEKYLRLVAIRFFRSLIGLQDEFYIKQLTEKQVLGPILDVLIETMPRDNLLGSASLEFFEFIKKENVKDLIKHLVVNYRERLLGLSSMPTFRDIILRYDQTQGYTSNMDYFLEGEDEIGRRPQPTRLMEQINVEQEQEEYWATSDPEEEEDSQNKDLEKAPSTNGSTASKPLVDYASDEETDENVDPQASESQSDVASDAVGSPIDSSLGVVPPLERLSEKRRREEDEDEDELGKLLHNKRRNSSGSVGSGSGASHGVLRRRKSFNAGPTSGNGPKKIAISLSSALRTGSGPGSNEDS is encoded by the exons atggcacAGCCCGTGCCTCATCAGCCCACCGATAAGAAGCGCGTCAAGGTCTACGAGCTCCGTAACAATGACTGGTTCGACCGAGGCACAGGCTTCTGCAGCGCGAGCTTCGAGACT CTCGAAGATGGTCGCAAGGATCCGCGCGTCATCGTTGAATCCGAAGACCAACCCGACCGCCTCCTACTAGAGACCAAGATCCAGAAAGAAGATGGCTTTCAGAAGCAGCAAG ATACCCTCATCGTATGGCAGGAGCCGAGCAATGGCGTGGATATGGCTCTAAGCTTTCAAGAAGCCGAAGGATGCTCCATGATTTG GCGATTCGTGAGCAGCGTCCAGCAAACCTTTCACAACCTTGCTGGCGCCGGTATGCAGACCTACTCCTCATCCGAGGAGGTTTACTTTGCTGATGCCAAATGTCTAGACGATGGCCTCTCCGACGATCTCGCTATCGATGTCCCGCCCACGATCAACCTACCCACCGCCGAACTCGGAAATCTCGGCGAGATTGAGTCAACCATGCGGATGATGAGCACGACAGCCAACGGTCGTGATGCGCTTGCAAaggccatcatggccgaggaTTACATTGGCAAACTCATTCCCATGGTTGAGATGGCTGAAGATCTTGAGAGCCTCCAGGACTTGCACCGGCTCTGCAATATCATGAAGAcagtcatcctcctcaacgACACTTCGATTATCGAGCATGCTGTATCAGACGAATGCGTGTTGGGTGTCGTCGGCGCCCTCGAGTATGATCCAGACTTTCCCAGTCACAAAGCTAATCATCGTCACTGGCTCGGAAATCAAGGCCGCTACAAGGAAGTGGTGCGGATCGAGGATGAGCAGACCCGTCGGAAGATCCATCAGACATATCGGCTACAGTACCTCAAGGATGTCGTCCTTGCCCGCATACTCGACGACCCTACCTTTTCGGTCCTCAATTCCCTCATCTTTTTCAACCAGGTCGACATTGTCCAACATCTGCAAGCGAATGCAGCGTTCCTCAACGAACTGTTTGGTATCTTTAGTACTGCAAACAACGatcagaagaggaagaaggaggcggTCCTGTTTATTCAGCAGTGTTGTGCTATAGCAAAGAACATCCAGCCACCGGCCCGCCAGACCTTGTACAACAACTTCATCGCCCACGGCCTTTTGCAGGTCATTCACTTTGGACTGCGACACCATGACGTTGGAGTGAGGGTCGGCGCTACGGATattctcatctccatcatcgatCACGACCCCCAGATGATCCGCCAGACGCTCTACCGACAGATGCACGAGAATCAGCCACCCCTGACGGACTCACTGATTGATCTTCTATTGGTGGAAGTTGACCTCGGTGTCAAGTCGCAAATATCAGAAGCTCTCAAAGTGCTCCTGGATCCTGGACCTGCGCAAATGCCGAACGCTGAGAGTTTTGCAAAGGCGAATGGCGACTTTGGCGGGAGACCGCGTCCTCAAGGGAGCCTGGACCCCCAGCAAGACATCTTCCTGCACCGATTTTATGAACGATCTGCGCCGAGGCTGTTCAAGCCATTGCTCGACCTGGAGAAGCGGACAGACATGAGCTTCCCCGTACAACAAGCGTCCATGTTTACGTATCTGATAGAGATTCTGTGTTTCTTTATCCGACAGCATAATCTACGCTGCAAGTTTTTTGTCATGTCGAACAACGTTGCTCAGCGAGTTGCTCAACTTCTCAAATGCCCCGAGAAGTATTTGCGATTGG TTGCTATCCGATTCTTCCGCTCTTTGATTGGACTCCAGGACGAATTCTACATCAAGCAGCTGACGGAAAAGCAAGTGCTGGGACCAATTCTCGATGTGCTTATTGAAACCATGCCCAGGGACAACCTCCTGGGTTCTGCGTCGCTGGAGTTCTTCGAGTTCATTAAGAAGGAGAACGTAAAAGATCTGATCAAGCACCTTGTGGTGAACTACCGGGAGCGACTGCTAGGTTTGAGCTCCATGCCCACATTCCGAGACATCATTCTTCGATATGATCAAACCCAGGGATATACATCAAACATGGATTACTTCCTagagggagaggatgagATAGGCAGGAGACCACAGCCGACCAGATTGATGGAACAAATCAATGTTGAGCAGGAGCAAGAAGAGTACTGGGCAACATCGGAccccgaggaagaggaggattcACAGAACAAGGACCTAGAGAAGGCGCCTTCGACCAACGGGTCTACCGCATCGAAACCTCTCGTTGATTACGCATCCGATGAGGAGACGGACGAAAATGTTGACCCTCAAGCATCAGAGAGCCAAAGCGATGTGGCATCGGACGCCGTGGGGTCACCAATCGACTCGAGCCTCGGAGTTGTACCACCGCTGGAACGACTGTCAGAAAAGCGACGACgcgaagaggacgaggacgaagatgagctCGGGAAGCTCTTGCACAACAAGCGGCGCAACAGCAGTGGCTCTGTTGGTAGCGGCTCGGGAGCATCTCACGGCGTCCTCCGAAGACGCAAGAGCTTCAACGCCGGCCCTACCAGTGGCAATGGCCCGAAGAAGATCGCCATCAGCCTGTCCTCGGCTCTACGGACAGGCAGCGGCCCGGGATCCAACGAGGACTCGTGA
- a CDS encoding Dolichyl-phosphate beta-glucosyltransferase has product MAVATPLELPAKFLRPLWAWIEATPVHVLVVLLIALIALALLALFALLHLVAPKPRPVVASEKRYITSHPETGRTNPLPLPCWYDRWLAERQASEQHIQPAEAFPTPDAGSIEPADVRLSVVFPAYNEEARVTPTLEEAVAYLDKHFGRTAHAKADVVSPTTKRHVRNAPKEDLGGYEILVVDDGSSDKTVDVVLQFAKDNDLHGILRVISLEKNRGKGGATTHGFRHVRGEYVLFADADGASRFSDVGKLIEGCEEVVDGSHRGVAIGSRAHLVGSEAVVKRSALRNFLMRSFHLVLMILTPPATSRIRDTQCGFKLFSRASLPHIIPYMHTEGWIFDIEMLMLAESAPATPVLGSDGSVIGTSPGIKVAEVPIEWHEVGGSKLNVIQDSIKMAIGLAVLRASWMMGVYRRRLT; this is encoded by the exons ATGGCTGTCGCAACACCTCTCGAGCTGCCCGCCAAGTTCCTACGGCCTCTTTGGGCATGGATTGAAGCTACGCCAGTTCATGTTCTTGTCGTCCTCTTGATTGCGCTCATTGCGCTCGCCCTCCTTGCT CTGTTCGCTCTCCTTCACCTCGTCGCGCCAAAGCCTCGCCCAGTTGTCGCGTCGGAAAAGAGATATATCACCAGCCATCCCGAGACCGGCCGTACAAACCCTCTACCTCTGCCTTGCTGGTACGACCGTTGGCTCGCCGAGCGCCAGGCCAGCGAGCAGCACATCCAGCCCGCCGAGGCCTTCCCAACCCCGGACGCCGGCAGCATCGAACCCGCTGATGTACGCCTCAGTGTCGTCTTCCCGGCATACAATGAGGAGGCCCGCGTAACCCCGACCCTCGAAGAAGCCGTCGCCTATCTTGACAAGCACTTTGGCCGTACTGCGCATGCCAAGGCAGACGTCGTTAGCCCGACGACCAAGCGACACGTGCGCAACGCCCCCAAGGAGGATCTCGGAGGGTACGAGATTTTGGTAGTCGATGATGGTAGCAGCGACAAGACGGTGGATGTCGTGCTCCAATTCGCCAAGGACAATGACCTCCATGGTATCCTAAGAGTCATATCGCTGGAGAAGAACAGAGGCAAGGGTGGAGCTACCACACACGGATTCCGACATGTCAGGGGTGAATACGTGCTATTCGCTGACGCAGATGGTGCATCGCGCTTCAGCGACGTCGGAAAGCTCATTGAAGGATGTGAAGAGGTCGTTGATGGATCACACCGTGGTGTAGCCATTGGTAGCCGCGCCCATCTGGTCGGGAGTGAGGCTGTTGTCAAG CGCTCGGCCCTGCGAAACTTCCTCATGCGATCCTTCCATCTCGTCCTCATGATCCTCACACCCCCAGCGACATCACGCATTCGCGATACCCAGTGTGGCTTCAAGCTGTTCTCGCGCGCCTCCCTCCCCCACATCATCCCATACATGCACACCGAGGGCTGGATCTTTGACATTGAGATGCTCATGCTCGCCGAGTCGGCTCCCGCCACCCCGGTCCTTGGTAGTGATGGTAGTGTTATCGGCACCAGCCCGGGCATCAAGGTTGCCGAGGTGCCCATTGAGTGGCACGAGGTCGGCGGAAGCAAGCTAAACGTCATCCAGGACAGCATCAAGATGGCTATCGGCCTTGCGGTGCTGAGGGCAAGCTGGATGATGGGTGTGTACCGGAGGAGGTTGACATGA